A single window of Agromyces aureus DNA harbors:
- the ileS gene encoding isoleucine--tRNA ligase: MYPRTPDENGVAASPDFPAGERDVLAYWNADGTFQASIDQREGSPEWVFYDGPPFANGLPHYGHLLTGYAKDVFPRFQTMRGKQVHRRFGWDTHGLPAELEAERQLGITDKAQIEEMGIAAFNEAARSSVLRYTKEWQEYVTRSARWVDFDNDYKTLDTTYMESVIWAFKQLHEKGLAYEGHRVLPYCWRDQTPLSNHELRMDDDVYKMRQDQTVTVTFPLTGAKAEALGLTAVRALAWTTTPWTLPTNFALAVGPDIEYAVVPAGPNGTPDATVLREKAAGAASDTEVLGGEYLIAVDLLGGYAKDLGYESADDARAAVSRTVRGAELEGVTYDRLFDYYADVETYGVQNAWQILVADYVTTEDGTGIVHQAPAYGEEDQKIGEAAGIPVILSLDEGGRFKAEVTDVAGELWSDANKPLTQLLKAEGRLLRQASYEHSYPHCWRCRNPLIYKAVSSWFIRVPDFRDRMGELNQEITWVPENVKDGQFGKWVAGARDWSVSRNRYFGSPIPVWKSDDPEYPRVDVYGSLEEIERDFGRLPLNAAGEPDLHRPYIDDLTRPNPDDPTGRSTMRRIPDVLDVWFDSGSMPFAQVHYPFENREWFDTHHPADFIVEYIGQTRGWFYVMHVLSTAIFDRPAYKNVISHGIVLGSDGQKMSKSLRNYPDVSEVFDRDGSDAMRWFLMSSPVLRGGNLIVTEEGIREGVRQVMLPLWSTWYFFSLYANSAREGGYEASARTDSTDVLDRYLFAKLRDLVTGVTADLEHLDSTLASAKLRDFADVLTNWYVRRSRDRFWVGVADDAVSSEAFDTLHTVLETFTRLAAPLLPLTSEQVWRGLTGGRSVHLTDWPEAAQFPADDALVAAMDAVREISGSVLALRKQAGRRVRLPLASLTVVTTDAAALAPFESILRDELNVKAVELVELDASSAEAYGVTKRLSVNARAAGPRLGKTVQQAIQAARSGDWSVDGETVVAGGIALEPGEYDLVLEAGGAGSRALALLADGGFAILDTETTPELEAEGIARDLVRAVQEARKGAGLEVGDRIALTLNLDPTSLAAAITHRDLITGETLASTLDLVELDVEAVAGLAPLAGGTKVVIGLEQA, from the coding sequence GTGTACCCGCGTACCCCCGACGAGAACGGCGTCGCCGCGTCGCCCGACTTCCCCGCTGGCGAGCGCGACGTGCTCGCGTACTGGAACGCCGACGGCACCTTCCAGGCGTCCATCGACCAGCGCGAGGGCTCGCCCGAGTGGGTCTTCTACGACGGCCCGCCGTTCGCGAACGGCCTTCCGCACTACGGCCATCTCCTCACCGGGTACGCGAAAGACGTGTTCCCTCGCTTCCAGACCATGCGCGGCAAGCAGGTGCACCGCCGATTCGGCTGGGACACGCACGGACTGCCCGCCGAGCTCGAGGCCGAGCGCCAGCTCGGCATCACCGACAAGGCGCAGATCGAGGAGATGGGCATCGCCGCCTTCAACGAGGCCGCACGCTCATCGGTGCTCCGCTACACCAAGGAGTGGCAGGAGTACGTCACGCGCTCGGCCCGCTGGGTCGACTTCGACAACGACTACAAGACGCTCGACACGACCTACATGGAGTCCGTGATCTGGGCGTTCAAGCAGCTGCACGAGAAGGGCCTCGCCTACGAGGGCCACCGCGTGCTGCCGTACTGCTGGCGCGACCAGACACCGCTGTCCAACCACGAGCTGCGCATGGACGACGACGTCTACAAGATGCGACAAGACCAGACGGTCACCGTGACGTTCCCGCTCACGGGCGCGAAGGCCGAGGCGCTCGGCCTCACCGCCGTGCGCGCCCTCGCCTGGACGACGACGCCCTGGACCCTTCCCACGAACTTCGCCCTCGCCGTCGGGCCCGACATCGAGTACGCCGTGGTGCCCGCGGGGCCCAACGGCACGCCCGACGCCACGGTGCTCCGCGAGAAGGCGGCGGGCGCGGCATCCGACACCGAGGTGCTGGGCGGCGAGTACCTGATCGCCGTCGACCTGCTCGGCGGCTACGCGAAGGACCTGGGGTACGAGTCGGCCGACGACGCGCGCGCCGCGGTCTCGCGCACGGTGCGCGGCGCCGAGCTCGAGGGCGTCACCTACGACCGCCTCTTCGACTACTACGCCGACGTCGAGACCTACGGCGTGCAGAACGCCTGGCAGATCCTCGTCGCCGACTACGTCACCACTGAAGACGGCACGGGCATCGTGCACCAGGCGCCCGCCTACGGCGAGGAGGACCAGAAGATCGGCGAAGCGGCCGGCATCCCCGTCATCCTCTCGCTCGACGAGGGCGGCCGCTTCAAGGCCGAGGTGACGGATGTCGCGGGCGAGCTGTGGAGCGACGCGAACAAGCCGCTCACGCAGCTGCTCAAGGCCGAGGGCCGCCTGCTCCGCCAGGCGAGCTACGAGCACTCGTACCCGCACTGCTGGCGCTGCCGCAACCCGCTGATCTACAAAGCCGTCTCGAGCTGGTTCATCCGGGTGCCCGATTTCCGCGACCGCATGGGCGAGCTCAACCAGGAGATCACCTGGGTGCCCGAGAACGTCAAGGACGGCCAGTTCGGCAAGTGGGTCGCGGGCGCGCGCGACTGGTCGGTCAGCCGCAACCGCTACTTCGGCTCGCCGATCCCCGTCTGGAAGAGCGACGACCCCGAGTACCCGCGCGTCGACGTCTACGGCTCGCTCGAGGAGATCGAGCGCGACTTCGGGCGACTGCCGCTGAACGCGGCGGGGGAGCCCGACCTGCACCGGCCCTACATCGACGACCTCACGCGGCCAAACCCCGACGACCCCACGGGCCGTTCGACGATGCGCCGCATCCCCGACGTGCTCGACGTCTGGTTCGACTCCGGCTCGATGCCGTTCGCGCAGGTGCACTACCCGTTCGAGAACCGCGAGTGGTTCGACACGCACCACCCCGCCGACTTCATCGTCGAGTACATCGGGCAGACCCGCGGCTGGTTCTACGTGATGCACGTGCTGTCGACCGCGATCTTCGACCGCCCCGCCTACAAGAACGTCATCAGCCACGGCATCGTGCTCGGCAGCGACGGGCAGAAGATGTCCAAGTCGCTGCGCAACTACCCCGACGTCTCCGAGGTCTTCGACCGCGACGGCTCCGACGCGATGCGCTGGTTCCTGATGTCGAGCCCGGTGCTGCGCGGCGGCAACCTCATCGTCACCGAGGAGGGCATCCGCGAGGGCGTCCGCCAGGTCATGCTGCCGCTCTGGAGCACCTGGTACTTCTTCTCGCTCTACGCCAACTCGGCGCGCGAGGGCGGCTACGAGGCATCCGCCCGCACCGACTCGACCGACGTGCTCGACCGGTACCTCTTCGCGAAGCTGCGCGATCTGGTGACCGGGGTGACCGCCGACCTCGAGCACCTCGACTCGACCCTCGCCTCGGCGAAGCTCCGCGACTTCGCCGACGTGCTCACGAACTGGTACGTGCGACGCTCGCGCGACCGGTTCTGGGTCGGAGTCGCCGACGACGCGGTTTCGAGCGAGGCGTTCGACACGCTGCACACGGTGCTCGAGACGTTCACGCGCCTCGCCGCCCCGCTGCTGCCGCTCACGAGCGAGCAGGTCTGGCGCGGGCTCACGGGCGGTCGCAGTGTGCACCTGACCGACTGGCCGGAGGCCGCGCAGTTCCCGGCCGACGACGCGCTCGTCGCCGCCATGGACGCCGTGCGCGAGATCAGCGGCTCGGTGCTCGCGCTCCGCAAGCAGGCCGGTCGCCGGGTGCGGCTGCCGCTCGCGTCGCTCACGGTCGTGACGACGGATGCCGCGGCGCTGGCGCCGTTCGAGTCGATCCTGCGCGACGAGCTCAACGTCAAGGCGGTCGAGCTCGTCGAACTCGACGCCTCGAGCGCCGAGGCCTACGGCGTGACGAAGCGGCTCAGTGTCAACGCGCGCGCCGCCGGACCCCGTCTCGGCAAGACCGTGCAGCAGGCGATCCAGGCGGCCCGCTCGGGCGACTGGAGCGTCGACGGCGAGACCGTCGTCGCCGGTGGCATCGCGCTCGAACCCGGCGAGTACGACCTCGTGCTCGAGGCCGGGGGTGCCGGCTCGCGTGCGCTCGCACTGCTCGCCGACGGCGGATTCGCGATCCTCGACACCGAGACCACGCCCGAACTCGAGGCCGAGGGCATCGCACGCGACCTGGTCCGTGCCGTGCAGGAGGCCCGCAAGGGCGCCGGACTCGAGGTGGGCGACCGCATCGCGCTGACGCTGAACCTCGACCCGACCTCGCTCGCCGCCGCGATCACGCACCGTGACCTCATCACGGGCGAGACGCTGGCCTCGACCCTCGACCTCGTCGAGCTCGACGTCGAGGCCGTCGCCGGCCTCGCGCCGCTCGCCGGCGGAACGAAGGTCGTCATCGGATTGGAGCAGGCATGA
- the rplU gene encoding 50S ribosomal protein L21 codes for MVYAVVRAGGRQEKVEVGTIVTMDRIKADKDGNVQLAAVLLVDGENITSDAKSLAKVTVTAEVLNDLRGPKIVIQKFKNKTGYKKRQGHRQELTRVKVTGIK; via the coding sequence GTGGTTTACGCAGTAGTGCGCGCCGGCGGTCGGCAGGAGAAGGTCGAAGTTGGCACCATCGTGACGATGGACCGCATCAAGGCTGACAAGGACGGCAACGTCCAGCTCGCCGCGGTGCTCCTCGTCGACGGCGAGAACATCACCTCCGACGCCAAGTCGCTTGCCAAGGTCACGGTCACGGCCGAGGTTCTCAACGACCTCCGCGGCCCGAAGATCGTGATTCAGAAGTTCAAGAACAAGACCGGCTACAAGAAGCGCCAGGGCCACCGTCAGGAGCTCACGCGCGTCAAGGTCACCGGCATCAAGTAG
- a CDS encoding DUF4233 domain-containing protein has protein sequence MSLPADPEVPADRNPDETAPETQAVAATSAPRSVRASLASIVLGFELIVVFLAALVIWGLTPESGSAFGLPRWAPLVAGGVVIVLMIATIGLLRHRWAYLLGWITQALILLAGFLNPGMFFIGALFGGIWAYCMIVGERIDREKAAAVAAYRKELE, from the coding sequence ATGAGCCTGCCCGCCGACCCCGAGGTGCCCGCGGACCGGAACCCCGATGAGACCGCTCCCGAGACGCAGGCGGTTGCCGCGACATCCGCCCCCCGTTCGGTGCGCGCGAGCCTCGCCTCGATCGTGCTCGGCTTCGAACTGATCGTCGTGTTCCTCGCGGCGCTCGTGATCTGGGGCCTCACGCCCGAGTCCGGGAGCGCCTTCGGGCTGCCGCGCTGGGCGCCGCTCGTCGCCGGGGGCGTCGTGATCGTGCTCATGATCGCCACGATCGGACTGCTGCGACACCGCTGGGCGTACCTGCTCGGCTGGATCACGCAGGCGCTCATCCTCCTCGCCGGCTTCCTGAACCCCGGGATGTTCTTCATCGGAGCACTCTTCGGCGGCATCTGGGCGTACTGCATGATCGTCGGCGAACGCATCGACCGAGAGAAGGCGGCGGCCGTCGCCGCCTACCGAAAGGAACTGGAATGA
- the ndk gene encoding nucleoside-diphosphate kinase, whose product MTTAIEETLVLVKPDGVARNLTGEILRRIEAKGYSLVDIRLVQADRELLAKHYAEHEGKPFYEPLVEFMESGPVVAIRVAGNRVIEGFRSLAGTTDPTTAAPGTIRGDFGRDWGLKVQQNLVHGSDSVESAERELSLWFA is encoded by the coding sequence ATGACCACCGCAATCGAAGAGACCCTCGTGCTCGTCAAGCCCGACGGCGTCGCCCGCAACCTGACCGGTGAGATCCTGCGCCGCATCGAGGCGAAGGGATACTCGCTCGTCGACATCCGCCTCGTCCAAGCCGACCGCGAGCTCCTCGCGAAGCACTACGCCGAGCACGAGGGCAAGCCCTTCTACGAGCCCCTCGTCGAGTTCATGGAGTCCGGCCCCGTCGTGGCGATCCGCGTCGCCGGCAACCGCGTGATCGAGGGCTTCCGCTCGCTCGCCGGCACCACCGACCCGACCACCGCCGCTCCCGGCACCATCCGCGGCGATTTCGGCCGCGACTGGGGTCTCAAGGTTCAGCAGAACCTCGTGCACGGCTCCGACTCGGTCGAGTCCGCCGAGCGCGAGCTCTCGCTCTGGTTCGCCTGA
- a CDS encoding DUF4031 domain-containing protein produces the protein MTVLIDTPLWPKHGTVWAHLVSDESIAELLAFAEAAGLPARAFDLDHYDVPVERYDDLVAAGAVPVPPRELVRRLAASGLRVLPRERRARRQRREAPTD, from the coding sequence ATGACCGTGCTCATCGACACGCCGCTCTGGCCGAAGCACGGCACGGTGTGGGCGCACCTCGTCAGCGACGAGTCGATCGCCGAGCTCCTGGCGTTCGCCGAGGCGGCCGGGCTCCCGGCCCGGGCCTTCGACCTCGACCACTACGACGTGCCCGTCGAGCGCTACGACGACCTCGTCGCCGCCGGAGCGGTCCCGGTGCCGCCGCGCGAGCTCGTGCGACGACTCGCGGCGAGCGGGCTGCGGGTACTCCCCCGCGAGCGCCGGGCACGCCGGCAACGCCGCGAGGCCCCGACCGACTGA
- a CDS encoding vitamin K epoxide reductase family protein: MSDAPARPKPIGLAISLIILGAFGLLAAWELSLEKVLTLADPNHIPNCNVGVLVGCSTNLASWQGSVFGFPNPFVGMMAWPVVITIGVALLAGATFSRWFWVGFNLGVAGALVFVGWLIFQSIYVLDVLCPWCMLTWAVTIPTFWLVTLHNLRSGQIPASARVRRLAAGWYGWIPVITVVCYAVVILLAQAQMNAIPRVLIDLQNLWR, translated from the coding sequence ATGTCGGATGCCCCCGCTCGCCCGAAGCCCATCGGGCTCGCCATCAGCCTCATCATCCTCGGAGCGTTCGGGCTCCTCGCAGCATGGGAACTCTCGCTCGAGAAGGTGCTCACGCTCGCCGATCCGAACCACATCCCGAACTGCAATGTCGGTGTCCTGGTGGGCTGCAGCACGAACCTCGCGTCGTGGCAGGGCTCGGTGTTCGGCTTCCCGAACCCCTTCGTCGGCATGATGGCGTGGCCCGTCGTGATCACGATCGGCGTGGCGCTGCTCGCGGGTGCGACCTTCTCGCGCTGGTTCTGGGTCGGGTTCAACCTCGGCGTGGCGGGTGCGCTCGTCTTCGTCGGCTGGCTGATCTTCCAGAGCATCTACGTGCTCGACGTGCTCTGCCCCTGGTGCATGCTCACCTGGGCGGTCACGATCCCGACCTTCTGGCTCGTGACGCTGCACAACCTGCGTTCGGGGCAGATTCCGGCCTCGGCACGCGTGCGGCGCCTCGCCGCGGGGTGGTACGGCTGGATCCCCGTGATCACGGTCGTCTGCTACGCCGTGGTGATCCTGCTCGCGCAGGCGCAGATGAACGCCATTCCCCGGGTCCTCATCGACCTTCAGAACCTCTGGCGCTGA
- a CDS encoding bifunctional folylpolyglutamate synthase/dihydrofolate synthase, with amino-acid sequence MTDAPDQTPDPDDERFDSDEPFDARFDAREALDALGLSDDDASTPEVVGGDATDRDDDEFDPEARDAADAVYAALLERVGEGAPRPRLEPTRRAVELLGDPHRSAPVIHLTGTNGKTSTSRMIESLLRASGLRTGLLTSPHLERFTERIRIDGESIRDEALARNWEEIEPFIAIVDAELEGSGESPLTFFEAFTVLAFACFADAPVDVMVLEVGMGGEWDSTNVADGQVAVITPIDLDHQSRLGKDVVEIARTKSGIIKPSAAVVSARQRDEVLKVLENAADLTESTLAVEDDAFAVISTTVAVGGQLVSIRGLAGSYHDLALPLFGSHQAQNAAVAVAAVEAFIGSGSVRLADEVVEVGLGTVTSPGRLQIVGSGPTVIVDAAHNPHGARSLVASIRESFDFEELVVVLGVLGDKDASGIVDVLAGLDAQFIVTTPESDRATDADQLAGIVAAKVGADRVTVIDGVDDALDEARDWAGDGDRRAVIVTGSVVLVGDAIRIAADRGWSAR; translated from the coding sequence ATGACCGACGCACCCGACCAGACGCCCGACCCCGATGACGAGCGGTTCGACTCCGACGAGCCGTTCGATGCGCGATTCGACGCGCGCGAGGCGCTCGACGCACTCGGCCTGTCCGACGACGACGCATCGACTCCCGAGGTCGTCGGCGGCGACGCGACCGACCGCGACGACGACGAGTTCGACCCCGAGGCCCGCGACGCCGCCGATGCCGTCTACGCAGCACTGCTCGAACGCGTCGGAGAGGGGGCACCGCGCCCACGGCTCGAGCCCACGCGACGCGCGGTCGAGCTGCTCGGCGACCCGCATCGCTCGGCGCCCGTGATCCACCTCACCGGCACCAACGGCAAGACCTCCACGAGCCGCATGATCGAGAGCCTCCTGCGCGCCTCCGGACTGCGCACCGGCCTCCTCACGAGCCCGCACCTCGAGCGCTTCACCGAGCGCATCCGCATCGACGGCGAGTCGATCCGCGACGAGGCGCTCGCCCGCAACTGGGAGGAGATCGAGCCGTTCATCGCGATCGTCGACGCCGAGCTCGAGGGCTCCGGCGAGTCGCCCCTGACCTTCTTCGAGGCGTTCACGGTGCTCGCGTTCGCGTGCTTCGCCGACGCGCCGGTCGACGTCATGGTGCTCGAGGTCGGCATGGGCGGCGAATGGGACTCCACGAACGTCGCCGACGGCCAGGTGGCCGTGATCACGCCCATCGACCTCGATCACCAGAGCCGTCTCGGCAAGGACGTCGTCGAGATCGCGCGCACGAAGTCCGGCATCATCAAGCCGTCCGCCGCGGTCGTGTCGGCCCGACAGCGCGACGAGGTGCTGAAGGTGCTCGAGAACGCGGCCGACCTCACCGAGTCGACCCTCGCCGTCGAGGACGACGCGTTCGCCGTCATCTCCACGACGGTCGCCGTCGGCGGCCAGCTCGTCTCGATCCGCGGGCTCGCCGGCTCGTACCACGACCTCGCACTGCCGCTCTTCGGCAGCCACCAGGCCCAGAACGCCGCCGTCGCGGTGGCTGCCGTCGAGGCCTTCATCGGCAGCGGGAGCGTCCGGCTCGCCGACGAGGTCGTCGAGGTCGGCCTCGGCACGGTCACCTCGCCGGGCCGACTGCAGATCGTCGGCTCCGGCCCGACCGTCATCGTGGATGCCGCGCACAACCCGCACGGCGCCCGCTCGCTCGTCGCCTCGATCCGGGAGTCGTTCGACTTCGAGGAGCTCGTCGTCGTGCTCGGCGTGCTCGGCGACAAGGACGCGTCCGGCATCGTCGACGTGCTCGCGGGTCTCGACGCGCAGTTCATCGTCACGACGCCCGAATCCGATCGCGCCACCGATGCCGACCAGCTGGCCGGCATCGTCGCGGCGAAGGTCGGTGCCGACCGGGTGACCGTGATCGACGGCGTCGACGATGCGCTCGACGAGGCGCGCGACTGGGCCGGTGACGGCGACCGGCGCGCCGTCATCGTCACGGGCTCCGTCGTCCTCGTCGGCGACGCCATCCGGATCGCCGCCGACCGCGGATGGAGCGCGCGATGA
- the rpmA gene encoding 50S ribosomal protein L27 — protein MAHKKGASSTRNGRDSNAQRLGVKRFGGQVVSAGEILVRQRGTHFHPGAGVGRGGDDTLFALEAGSVQFGTKGGRKVVNIVAAGE, from the coding sequence ATGGCACACAAAAAGGGAGCGAGCTCCACTCGCAACGGTCGTGACTCGAACGCACAGCGCCTCGGCGTGAAGCGCTTCGGTGGCCAGGTCGTCAGCGCGGGCGAGATCCTCGTCCGTCAGCGCGGCACCCACTTCCACCCGGGTGCGGGTGTCGGTCGCGGTGGCGACGACACGCTGTTCGCACTCGAGGCCGGCTCGGTGCAGTTCGGCACCAAGGGCGGCCGCAAGGTGGTCAACATCGTGGCGGCCGGCGAATAG
- a CDS encoding Rne/Rng family ribonuclease has translation MVEGNEHQTNRPDPKGAPKRRGGLFGGRRGRGRAAQPAADAPLAAPEIDEVQAQVDEPVEVPAPVAASQHAGRHVAGGADAGSDTNVDANGQPDGADLADAIDPEADAAVDAPAPAVSPIPSNLTTTSLIFHAPPVLVTADRPERPERGERGERPERAGRGDLAGADDEEGSSVRRRTRRRTGEEPRTTGDQPANTVVKVRTPREPELITEPQRVKGSTRLEAKKQRRRDGRDAGRRRTIITESEFLARRESVDRSMIVREKSGRIQIGVLEDGVLVEHYVARNQDASLIGNVYLGRVQNVLPSMEAAFVDIGRGRNAVLYSGEVDWDAAAENGEKNQPRRIELALKPGDRVLVQVTKDPVGHKGARLTSQISLPGRYLVYVPNGSMNGISRKLPDTERARLKKILKEVLPENQGVIVRTAAEGATEEQLTLDVNRLLAQWADISTQLEKAQAPSLLHSEPDLLIKIVRDVFNEDFQKMIIEGDEARGTIERYLRAVAPDLLERVEAYEGDRDSFDAFRISEQIEKALDRKVWLPSGGSLVIDRTEAMTVVDVNTGKFVGSGGNLEETVTKNNLEAAEEIVRQLRLRDIGGIIVVDFIDMVLESNRDLVLRRLIECLSRDRTKHQVAEVTSLGLVQMTRKKLGLGLLETFSEPCDVCAGRGIVVHHEPVFKHRATGAPQQQQSDRRRGGRGSTPNSNGNGGNGGGGGSSTGGSAQHTSPTEPKAHTGTHAITEDVKHALAQIAASTIPHAEHHDGASPAAPTDVTSAAAQATEPAPGDESGNGARQGRRRGRGRRASREQTSAAASEAPTGSQGADDTTAPDVAADPADAATPAVAPVEREAEVEPAEPTPAVAILDLPAVAAPRTRAEPAAATAELLDSVLDALPAPKKAGEGRSRSRRVSTAALSPAGGAPVITRADGAEANPADGEGPAAG, from the coding sequence ATGGTGGAAGGCAACGAGCACCAGACGAACCGACCCGACCCGAAGGGCGCGCCCAAGCGGCGCGGCGGACTCTTCGGCGGCCGACGCGGCCGTGGTCGCGCCGCCCAGCCGGCGGCCGACGCACCCCTCGCGGCGCCCGAGATCGACGAGGTCCAGGCCCAGGTCGACGAACCGGTGGAGGTTCCGGCGCCCGTCGCGGCCTCGCAGCACGCCGGCCGGCACGTCGCCGGCGGGGCAGACGCCGGCAGCGACACGAACGTCGACGCGAACGGGCAGCCCGATGGCGCCGACCTCGCCGACGCGATCGATCCCGAGGCGGATGCCGCAGTCGACGCGCCGGCCCCTGCCGTCTCGCCGATTCCGTCGAACCTCACCACGACGTCGCTGATCTTCCACGCGCCGCCCGTCCTCGTGACCGCGGACCGCCCCGAGCGACCCGAACGCGGCGAACGGGGCGAACGGCCCGAGCGGGCCGGCCGCGGCGACCTCGCCGGCGCCGACGACGAAGAGGGTTCGAGCGTTCGCCGCCGTACCCGTCGTCGCACGGGCGAGGAGCCCCGCACGACGGGCGACCAGCCGGCCAACACGGTCGTCAAGGTGCGCACGCCGCGCGAGCCCGAACTCATCACCGAGCCGCAGCGCGTCAAGGGCTCGACCCGCCTCGAGGCGAAGAAGCAGCGCCGACGCGACGGCCGCGACGCCGGCCGCCGACGCACGATCATCACCGAGTCGGAGTTCCTCGCCCGTCGCGAGTCGGTCGATCGCTCGATGATCGTCCGCGAGAAGAGCGGCCGGATCCAGATCGGCGTGCTCGAAGACGGCGTGCTCGTCGAGCACTACGTCGCCCGCAACCAGGACGCCTCGCTCATCGGCAACGTCTACCTCGGCCGCGTGCAGAACGTCCTGCCGAGCATGGAGGCGGCGTTCGTCGACATCGGACGCGGCCGCAACGCCGTGCTGTACTCGGGCGAGGTCGACTGGGACGCCGCCGCCGAGAACGGCGAGAAGAACCAGCCGCGCCGCATCGAGCTCGCGCTGAAGCCCGGCGACCGCGTGCTCGTGCAGGTCACGAAGGACCCGGTCGGCCACAAGGGCGCCCGCCTGACGAGCCAGATCTCGCTGCCGGGCCGTTACCTCGTGTACGTGCCGAACGGCTCCATGAACGGGATCAGCCGCAAGCTGCCCGATACCGAGCGTGCGCGCCTCAAGAAGATCCTCAAGGAGGTGCTGCCCGAGAACCAGGGCGTGATCGTGCGCACCGCAGCCGAGGGCGCCACCGAAGAGCAACTCACCCTCGACGTCAACCGCCTGCTCGCGCAGTGGGCCGACATCTCGACGCAGCTCGAGAAGGCGCAGGCGCCGTCGCTGCTGCACTCCGAGCCCGATCTGCTCATCAAGATCGTCCGCGATGTCTTCAACGAGGACTTCCAGAAGATGATCATCGAGGGCGACGAGGCGCGCGGCACCATCGAGCGCTACCTCCGGGCGGTCGCACCCGACCTCCTCGAGCGCGTCGAGGCCTACGAGGGCGACCGGGATTCGTTCGATGCGTTCCGCATCAGCGAGCAGATCGAGAAGGCGCTCGACCGCAAGGTCTGGCTGCCCTCGGGCGGCTCGCTCGTGATCGACCGCACCGAGGCGATGACCGTCGTCGACGTCAACACCGGCAAGTTCGTCGGCTCGGGCGGCAACCTCGAAGAGACCGTCACGAAGAACAACCTCGAGGCGGCCGAGGAGATCGTCCGTCAGCTGCGCCTGCGCGACATCGGCGGCATCATCGTCGTCGACTTCATCGACATGGTGCTCGAGTCCAACCGCGACCTCGTACTCCGCCGACTCATCGAGTGCCTCTCTCGCGACCGCACGAAGCACCAGGTCGCCGAGGTCACCTCGCTCGGCCTCGTGCAGATGACGCGCAAGAAGCTGGGCCTCGGCCTGCTCGAGACCTTCAGCGAACCGTGCGACGTCTGCGCGGGTCGAGGCATCGTCGTGCACCACGAGCCGGTCTTCAAGCACCGCGCAACCGGCGCACCGCAGCAGCAGCAGAGCGACCGTCGTCGGGGCGGGCGCGGCAGCACGCCGAACTCCAACGGCAACGGCGGCAACGGCGGTGGTGGCGGCAGCAGCACCGGTGGCAGCGCGCAGCACACGTCGCCCACGGAGCCCAAGGCTCACACCGGCACGCACGCGATCACCGAAGACGTGAAGCACGCGCTCGCGCAGATCGCCGCATCGACGATCCCGCACGCCGAGCACCACGACGGCGCGTCGCCCGCGGCCCCGACCGACGTGACGTCCGCCGCGGCGCAGGCCACCGAGCCCGCACCCGGCGACGAGTCCGGCAACGGCGCCCGTCAGGGTCGACGCCGTGGCCGCGGTCGACGTGCGTCGCGCGAGCAGACCTCGGCTGCGGCATCCGAGGCCCCGACCGGGTCTCAGGGTGCCGACGACACGACGGCACCGGATGTCGCCGCCGACCCCGCGGACGCTGCGACGCCCGCGGTCGCGCCAGTCGAACGCGAGGCCGAGGTCGAGCCCGCCGAGCCGACGCCGGCCGTCGCGATCCTCGACCTCCCGGCCGTCGCCGCACCGCGCACTCGGGCGGAGCCCGCCGCAGCGACCGCCGAGCTGCTCGATTCGGTGCTCGACGCGCTCCCGGCACCCAAGAAGGCCGGCGAGGGTCGCTCGCGCAGTCGCCGCGTCTCGACGGCTGCACTGTCGCCCGCGGGCGGCGCTCCGGTCATCACGCGCGCCGACGGCGCCGAGGCGAACCCCGCCGACGGCGAGGGCCCGGCGGCGGGCTGA